A segment of the Myxocyprinus asiaticus isolate MX2 ecotype Aquarium Trade chromosome 10, UBuf_Myxa_2, whole genome shotgun sequence genome:
GCCCCCAGACTGAAGTCGGTGCCCGGCACGTTGTTGCTGATGGTGGCTGGGATGATACACATGGGAATACACAGTTCATCATAGCGCCTCCTAGCGTCAACCAACTCCAATATCCCTTCAAAAGCCTGGACAGGACAGAAAAGCACAATCAGATaacttaaatgtattaagtaTAAACAAAAGAGGCAGTAGGATACATAGAGAATAAAGCAGAGTTTCTCAACCGGTGGatgacagcagggaaaaacaatgctaaatgcctATAATTCAATACAACTAAACATATAATCATGCATTGTCCTTTATGATAGCAAACTAAACGTATTAAAAGTCTTATTAACTTTTAAACATGTCCAATTTCTtctgttgttgacgtcaaaggctgtgTGTTAAAACTCTGCAAATTCATCTGGCACATCGTAAGATTTGGCTTATACTAATATTATATTGCCCATTGTTTGTTCCATTCGTTaggctgttgtttatgcatttacaaatgcatcCGGCATGTCATATTGTTAATTTTGCATGTTTTTGGGCCTTGGctgttcatggtaatattaatgcatttcaatgtttggtttttgtttactatgttggATTGCCACATGATGTGAGATCCACCGATATTATGCGCTGTATTAAAATCTGTGAACAAAGTTAAGTTTTACTTTACCTCAAAACCACCAACAACAAGCAGTGACTGGATATTAAACTTGTTGAGATTTGCCACTAGTTTCTCCATGCAGGTGTTCGGGAGTGTTCTAGAAAACATTGAGCGGGAAACAAAGTTGACAGAGACGAGATCCAATAAAAATccaatgttgtttttaaatgtgacaAACCTTTTAGTTCCCAGCAGAGAGCCGCCCTGCCCTGTCCAACCAGCTACCTGATTCCATGAGACTTCACTGACCTTTAACACGGGACAAATAGTGATCTTATTAGTACTCACACGTAGAGTGTACACAGACATTTCTGTAGGCTTGGATAAACAAGGAaacaatatacacatatttagAGTAGcttaaatatgcaaaaatatttacaaatcctCTGAAGGCTGGTCAGAACAGAAATGGTCAGGACCTTTGTGAGGGTATCGCTGCTGGTGACGGAGTTCAATATTTACCCTTTTAAAAACCATAGCAGGACTCtaaatttatgacatttatttaatacatttactaaaataataaataaataaattgaattatTTATCGATAAAATCCAGATGGGACTAATAAACGTCATTAGCACTTTTTGTATGTCtgaatttaattatcattataaaaacaaaaataataattttttttttaaaatttgggctgtttttatttgaatttattacaTAATGCGCTGATTAATTAACCGCAATTAATCGCTTATcgatatttactgagaaaggtcccccccaaaaatatattttttacaatttaaataattataaatataatgataTTATAATGCAAATAATTCAAATACGTTACATCATATGCATATATTGTGGCAGAGAAGTATTCAGACAAAATaaaaaccccttaaactctaaAACGTTAAAatctccgtatacataagtcaggcatatgaggtatcatttgaaagcttagaatctgaacttttcaacgATAACCATCTTCTGCACTGATGTTacttaaaatgttacaaaattagGCCTCAAATCATTTGTGTTGAAAAtaagcgccccctagaggtaatgggatagaaatatttatatgaagtccttcacatagcacataaatggacaagtcatatatcaaataaaagctctcATTCCCAGTAATGTGACTGTATTTTGTtgtctaataccacagttcaaaagatttccaaaagaatcacaaaattaaatatgatttctgtaagtcatcaaatacaaatgtctcttttatgctcagATAGCTGCTGCTGTAAGACCCAAATAATATATTTACCATAGGAcgttctctaaaaaatgagccattgtttacttgtctgtgagcttgcttgtgtgaataatccaatgttatatcttagatgtccagaacaaaatatgccatccagaaggaaaggcatgcaaaacaaatcagcataaaaatatgtttctgactattgatgataaaatgttatatatcaccatgaaggggaggatctcagctttctaatgacacctagactgagcttctagaccactcagaggccgagatattcaattaaataacgagggtggtgcttgaactgaaaattagactgaatgtctatggatgagcacatctgtgagggctaaaatgcattagagcgccacctacatttcaaatcggtatattgtgatggaatgtgattgaGAAGATTTTTTATAGTGCTTACTGCCATCtaatggaataaaatgagacttttaaaagtgaggtagagtgaacagaaccagaattgcatgtttacaaagttaggacaacaaaatgaacacatataatattatttgtgagTAATTggagccttttttattttatttggggagTTCTCTtaaagtatgtgtgaatggtgagcttttcaatttgagtgtgaaaaattgcgggtgGCAGCCCAAAAACGCGCCCAGAGTGTACGGGGTTAAAAGCCAaaatactgttttgttttgttttatttccatgtcATTAAACATAACCCTATAATTGGCCTAATTCCATCTGtactgtttttaattgttggtatatGTACTCATGCGCCATACAGAGGCTTTTAAAACATCTCACTTATCAAAATTAATGCGTAAAAACGGCATTCCCAGTTAAACTGCAAACATAAAaagatttgtaaacatttgtacatctgAAAAGTTGTTGTAAGTCAAAGGATTCATGGTTTAGATGCTGTCATTTTCAAActaatgaaaatgtgttttttttagaaCAACACTTTATTTCACAATGTTTTATTGAGTAAAATATGTGTTTTGTACCGCTCCGTTGGCCAGACCCTCAAATCCATCGTTAACTATGTAAACGCGGTGACCTGTGGAGAGTCCGACCCTAACCGCTGATCGCACAGCAGCGTTCATGCCAGCAGCCGGTGCTCCTACATTCAGAATCCCCATGGAGTGACCACTCTGAGAGGAGAAGAGCACAGAAGAGTTTATATGAGGTAAAAACAATTGAGATGACGCTAAACTGGAATGAACAGGGCTGATCAGTTATATCAGCTTCTTACTGATTAACACCTCATTCATACATGAAGACTAAACTTATATGATCTGTTAGGGATGATTACGAGTAATTGAGTACTTGTTCAGCTTTAGatattcaactagtaaaaaaactATTAGAATATCGTAATTTGAGTTTCCTTTCTGCTTTGGCTTGCCGTGGGCAACAATAACCGTACATGCCCACTGGTGTGTTTTCAGCAGAGTTCTCAAGTGTGGAGAATGGCCGAGGGCATCGAAAAAGTTGAGAAATGCTTgacagaaggaattttggaccattcttccttacggAACTGcttcagacatattcttaggatgtctggtgtgaacggctctcttgaggtcattccacagcatctctattgggttaaggtctgggctctgactgggacactccaaaaggtgaattttctttttctgaagccattctgtagtggatttacttcgatgtttagggtcattgccctgctgcatcacacaacttctactgatcttcagctggcgcacagccaccctgacattatcctgtaggatatcttgataaacttgtgaATAAATTTTTATCTCGTTGATGGCAAGCGATCCAGGCCCGGAAGCAGCAAAGAGGCCCCAattcatgatgctccctccaccattcttcaccgttgggatgatgttttcatgttggtatgcagtgccctttttatgccatacgtagtgctgcgagTTCTCCCGAAACAATTCAACATTAGTTTCATCAGCCCACAAAAgtttttcccagtagcgttgtggatgTCAAGGTGGTCATTGGCAAACTTCAAGCGCAcatcaatgtttttgttggaaagcagcggcttccttcgtggtgtcctgccatggacaccatgcctgtttaatgttttctgtatagtagactcatgaacagagatgttaaccagctccaatgattccttcaagtctttatctgtcactctagggatcttttttacctcattgagcattctgcggtgtgccctttgagtcttcTTGGCtgaacggccacttctagggagagtacccacagtactaaatcatctccatttattgaCAATTTGTCTTACTGTGGGTAGATGAATATCTacgctcttcgagataacttttaACCCTTTTCAGCAACAATTactgatcgtaggtcttctgagatctcttttttttgcgaggcatggcccacgtcagcagatgcttcttgtgaatagcaagctAAAATTTTTTTAGTGCATTTTATAAGTCAATGTAGCtccaacccacacctccaatcttgtttcattaactggatgccaggtttgccagctcctgactcaaattagcttttgatGATGTCATtggcctaggggttcacatattttttccaacctacactatgAATGTTTgaattcagtatgtacaagaacaatacaataatttgtgtgttattagttaaaacagattatgtttgttcatttttgtaacaGATGAAGATCGAACCAGATTTTAagtcaaatttatacataaatgcaggtaattccaaagggttcacatactttttcttgccactgtactttGGGCATTCGGAAATgaagctggcatctttccaacaGTAATCGAGCATATTTAAGATGATTTTATTGCTTGTGTACTGAAAACAATGACAGTTGTGAAATCCCCAACAGGCATTTCTTAAATTGCTAATTTaaagtaatcgattaatcgttttgttatgtgttagagtactcgactacaaaattactctaaATGCCCATCTTTATGATCTATATGCCCCAAATCCctaaatatataatgtatataggaGTGTAAGACTTTGGCTTGACAGCAAATCGATTCTATTTATGATTAATTCGTTTTCGGTTCGATTCAGCAAGAGGTTTTGGTACAGTCAGAACAATTCGATTTGAATTGATACACAGAACGACGTAACTTTGACACACTAAAACACTACCCTAAATGTATTTTAAGACAagaaaaataattacaaactactccaaaaataacttgcttacaTTAACTAAACATACAGGTGACTTGAAATAATACAAAGAGTACAAATTTTACAgtacaataaataaacaatactgtaaaatgtgcatactgtattTTACACTACATTATTTCAACATAACAGTCCAATTCGAACTCtaattacaaatataaatgtGAGCAGTTTTGTATACATTGTCTGTTAATTTATTCAGGTAGTTAAGTTTGTTGAGTTAAATGTCTTACCTGGACTTGAGCAGGCTTTTGATAGGCCAACAACCTATAAATGCTCCAGTTATTCTCAAAACTCCTGCAAACAAACATAATTTGAGCCGTCATTAATGGGTCATGAGGAAAATATTCAGTGTCCAGATTCCCAGACATACATTAAACATGGGTTTAGAAcagcgtgagggtgagtaaatagttaACTAATCTTATTCTCACCTGCCCCGTAACTGTATGGCTTCTTCAAACCTTTTTTCATTCATGGCTCTCTGCACTTCTTTAgtcttcgaaaaaaaaaaaaaatttttttttaattatatcataTATAATAGGTTCAGATAAGATGTAAAATATGAGTTTGTCGTTGCGTTTAAGACTCACCAACTCCACCGCCTCTATTAGAGGAAGTCGTACAGCCTGATTTCCTGATAGGCCCATCACACAGGCGGACGTGTCTGGCCCCGCCTCCAGTAGAGCCACCACGGCCTCCACGCCCAGTTTACTGCTCTACACAACAAAAACAACCCAAAACCATCATCTTTTTGTAATGTTGACAACTGAATAACTCCATTTGTAAAACTATAGGAGTTATTCGTTTATGAAGATTTGTGCTGATGGCCGTAAAGTGCAAAATTATGATGGTGTATTTACGAGCACTCTGTCAAAGGCTGATGGTGTTCCTCCTCTCTGGACGTGACCCAGTACAGTCACCCGTGTGTCATAACCCAGCTTCGCCACCACCAGCTACACGGAGATACAGACTATGCATTAACACAATATGAATTTAcacttcatttttacatttttaaatcagtatgtGAAATTGAACTGAATATGAATTGAGGTAGAAACCGAagaattacaatggaagtgaatggggccagtccataaacattacgTCATCAGAGCaacaaagttaataaagttaGTAATATCttacatatactttttttgtttgtttaaacaaaCAAGCAACAAGCTTAaatgaatgtttattgcaatcaaccttatgccacaaatgctgccgatttaGCTGaaattgtactgaacccggaatattcctttgaattCTGAATTTTTTTCCGATACTGATTTGTACTGTAAAAGTTGAATTCACAAGCCTGAGCTCATCTAGATTACAAGAAAAGAAACGGCTGAGATTGAATAACAATTTACTTTGCTATATCAATCAAAGTcctaatcaataaaaaatattacattaagcTGTTAATATGATTTGCTGTAAAGCTGTGacaggcgctatacaaataaaaatgacttgactatttgAAAACTATGGAAGTATTTTCTGCGCAATTTTCTAAACAACTTGCAAATTgtatttgcaattgcattttctaTTTGTGGATGCTTAAATTGTGTCAATCCAAATGCAGTTGCAAATCGCATATTACCGTTTGCATTTTCGTTTACACAAACGTACAATGTCTGCCAAATTTCAAATGGAAAAGCAAAGTCCATTTGCACTTGCATTTCCGATGCCTTACACAGACACCTGTCAATCAGTGTTGGGGTGGGAGTTTATACTGTGGCCGTGTTTTTAGTTGGAAGTGACGACAGTCACAATCGACCGCATTTTAGAGCGCCTTGCTGTCGACTATCTGTtaccagtaaaaatgtattttgttctttTAGTGTAATTgtactttctttatttttatttttgcacaatGCTCTACTACTATataatgttaagaaatgtgttACATTACATGATATAGTAGAACATATGGCAAGATACGGTATGAACATCTGATATGTTGATTAATCATTGATTAATAGTTGACCAAGATCAAATATACAGATCATTGAATATCTAAATAGTTACCCTAGATATTTCACCATTTATTTTCCACATAGTAATGAATTTATAACTATAATTAAGCATGATTTGTTTCCCTAATATAAAGCACTTTTTCAATGGAATATGGAATACCCACTTATCTCTGTTAACAAGACTTGGACTAGTATCAAAGTAGAAattaatttctttcatttctGTAATACACTGTGTAGGATGTTATTggcattaacaataataatacaaataaataaatacacacacacacatatatatatatatatatatatatatatatatatatatatatatatatatatatgtggtttAATTTCTCTCGCATAGTTTCACTTTCTCTCGCGGACACTTTCGATCTCTTTCATGCACACCAGGGCTCTCTCGCGCATTTGGCATCGGTTCAATCTTTCTTGCGCAGTTAATTTTTTCGCAGAGGCGCAGAGTCTCTCGCGCGCATGTCCAAACTCTCTTGCACAGTTCGCTTAAATTTTGTCAAGTAGCAAGGCGCTCTAAAATGTGGTCGATTGCGATTGTCGTCACTTCCAACTGAAAACACGGCCACAGTATAAACTCCCACCCCAACACTGATTGACAGGTGTCTGTGTAAGGCATCGGAAATGCAAGTATAAAGGGAATTGCTATTCCATATGAATTTTGGCAGGCTTCATACGGGATGCAGTGGAAGTGAAATTGCATAAGGGGTAATtgcttttgctatttttgacagGGTCATAACTCATAAGACATGGAAAATGTTGGGGCCTGGGTCAGCCagctctcctaagcaatcaaattggcccggttgctagggagggtagagtcacatgcagtaacctcctcgtggtcacaattagtggttctcgctctcaatggggcgtgtggtaagttgtgcgtggatcatggagagtagcatgagcctccacatgtagtgagtctccgcggtgtcatgcacaacgagtcacgtgataagatgcacggattgacggtctcagaagcggaggtaactgagacttgtcctccgccacccggattgaggtgagtaactgcgccaccacgaggacctactaagtagtgggaattgggcattccaaattgggagaaaaggggataaaaaaaaaagacatgggaatgaaagacatttttcatttgaaatttgGCAAGCATTGTACGTTTGTGTAAACGAAAATGCAAACGGTAATATGCAATTTGCAGTTGCATTTGGATTATGACACAATTTAAGTGTCCACAAATTGAAAACGCAATTGCAAATACAATttgcaatttgttttgaaaattgccTGGAAAATATTTCCATACATTACTTTAGGAGGAGTTAAAGATCTGTTATCATGTCCATAACTGAAGAATATCACTCACATCTTTGACGTAGTTGGAGGTGATTGGCTCGCCATTTCGGTTGATCGCTCCCTCAGCGATGATGATGATGTTCAGTCTGCATCCTTTACTACGACTCTGAGCAAACACACATAAactcacagaaaaaaacaaaaaacaaatgatattcataaatacataaatagttTCTCACCTCTCCCAGGCGAGCACACATGAGTTCTTCCCAGCCTTCTTCAGGAGGAGCTTCTGGAATAAACAGCCAATCAGCTCCAGATGCCAGAGCTGAAACCAGTGCCAGATACCTGCAGAAAAACACCTGCGTCAGTAATACTGTTGCGGGTCACACTCAAATACCACTGTCATATACTGGGTGTCTGTTTGAATAACTTAAACTCTGTGGACCCGCCGGCGGATTCAAAAGGGACCGCTATATCATGAAAAAAAGATTACACTTAAAATGCTCAAGTCAGACATATGTAgtttcatttgaaagcttagaatctgaacttttcagagataaccatcagttctgcatttatgttacttaacaaaataaggccttaaaacatcCATGTCGCcaataagcgccacctagtggttacatggtagaaatattaatatgaatataaaagtctttcaaatagcacttaaaaagacaaatcatatatttaatgaaagctctcattctcaggaatgtgttcattttgttgcactaataccacagtttaattttttttcaaaagaatcacaaagtgaaatatgatataaaTATACGTTATCGATATCGGTTATatatatatcatcgcaaaggggaggatctcagctttctaatgacacctagattgagcttctagtccactcataggccgagatattcgatgaaaaaaatgggggtggtgcatgaactgcaaattagactgaatgtctatggacgagcacatctgggATAGTTAAAAtgagttagagcgccacctacatttcaggtaggtattttgtgatggaaggtgatagagggagtacttgctgccatcttatagaataaaataagactatttggagggagatggggtgaacagaaccagaattacatgtttacaaaattaggacaacaaaaacaaaaacaaattagtatttttggggagaccaattttttgcaattattccAAAGTATGTGTAAAtgttgagcttttaaatttgagtgtgaaaaatcgctggcggcagcccaaaaatgcaccagagtttaagaggttaacACAGCACTGGAGTTAAACTTTCTGTCATTTATTAAAGTATGTGAGATTTGTGAGcagatgtaaatgtgaaataatttgTGTATGTTAAGTAGCATAAACACTTAAACACAGGTgctttctaaggtgttctgggtggttgctaggtagttgacCAAATGACTATGGTATGGTGCATTATTTGGTCATTTGCTATGGGAAAACCtcaagtctgatcagttagaaaaaatTATGTCTACTAAGTCAGAACAGCCTGAAAGTCTGTGCCATTTGGTGGCAGTAGCTTGAAAGCTCAAAGACAAATTACAGTCATATAGGGGTAaggcatataaaaataaaattaaaaataaatttaaaaaaaactcaaacaaaGTTCATGGTCTTCTCATGACCTTCTGtgcagttttttttctctctctcccaaacagTGAATGAGGACACACACTGGAAACTGCTGTATGACTCACCCGCAGTGGCGTCCCATGACCTCTAGCACAAATGTGCGCTGATGGCTGAAAACAAGCAATAAAACAAAGAGTTATAGATAAAATTATTCATCTAATACGAGGATAACATTGACTTAATGTGTATCTGGCCTAAGTGCATCACTCTCACTACAAGACACAATATGTAGAGACTGAAGTGTATTCCCTTTGAGTATCGAAGGTGAAAAGAAAGTGAGCAGTGACTGGACAAGCGGAGGCAAATATTCATTCCACTGCAGATAATGAAAAACTTCCCTGATGTTCAACAGGAAATCACAATTATTATGGAATGTGCTTGGAATTaggacttaaaggtgctgtaagcgatttcagccattctacttccacgaggCTGAGCCATTAAATTAGCCACGCTCCCCCTTTCCAAAAACTTAAACTCCAAAGgtaccaaaatgagctttattgagagcagaaacggttgttaaaaacaacagtagtaaaacagcgccctcaactgacaactgttatgaacaacatggcataaaaatgcattaagcctcaataattcactgcgactacaatactatgagaacgcgcaaaatgattgacaagcagaaagcgtcatttttttgtttgctgtttacagagtctagagctgtcacagagaccggtgggATATTTTAGGGCACTTTTTAAGGAGTAGGGAAAAAAATtaatacctttccatgaaaaaaaattaaaaataaaaatcgcttacagcacctttaatataaaagttttttttatttttaatgagaaGCATTGAGATTCAGTGTAaattaatttagcaataattagcATTTAGCATCACACACTTATGTTTTTCCATACTAAAATATGTGGTTTAACTGGGCAATTCCAATTATGCAGTACATGCATTTTAATGTCTCCATCATCCGTCTTAATCTACAGGAAGAAAATATTATCCTCACAATTCATAAAGATTGAAATCATATTAGTCAGTTATCTTTTATCACAGTACCAGAGTTAAGTGAACATAGGGGTACATTTAAAAAACCTCTACTTTGGTTTGAAAGGATGTTACCATTTTTGCCATGTCCTCTTAATTTATTAAGAAAATGCAATTATTAAGACATATCCCATGTGtttcttaaccctcctatggtattcggtcatttttgacctaaatcaattttcctcatttaataaaaatggtttcctttatccgAGCAGTACaaaacttggtgacttttcctccatttgccatctgaacatacaaaaaacaaATTGGGCTTAatttgataagtctaagtggtcgtaaaaaaaaaaaaaaacacctttggtatttgcggtcacaattgaccgaccattgaaaatgaatgggaaagaccaaaaaacagagcttttttttctgtcaaatacaatcaacaagtcagccacaatgcagaaaaaaagaaattacagggtgagacacTAAAATATCCTCAGTGCAaaatcacacacaaactcacttacacacaaaaatgaactggtgagactataacacagagcttttttttgttttgtttttttttgttacatttgtcaaaaaaactaacaaacaaacaataaatcagtcacacttcaaatcaatttaaaattctAAACTTGGCATAATAGTttcataatgtctaaatatatatccaaatgcatatcttgtgataaaatataaaatttggtTACAACAAGCCATAAGACTACACAATAGGTGACTACAGGCATCTTAGTCAtgctatttatattttgttcaccagatggcagcagttaagtcacattctcatattttcttcatgtttcaagtgtaggttctgaatcttttttttttccttaaacaaattgcttatttgtatatgcaaattaatggtaaaatgtagaaatgtacatgtacataagataaaaatagcataaaatcccaaaggaaatgcataattttattgttcttacttcagggaagaagaaatggtatcattatcatcataaaaatGGGATATACATATGACCCTTCCAGTCACAAATGACCACAATACTAAAGGGAGGTGCCCTTTTTCAATACCACAGGTGGGTCAATTTCTTAATTTC
Coding sequences within it:
- the LOC127446919 gene encoding ATP-dependent 6-phosphofructokinase, liver type-like isoform X2 is translated as MSSARLEKLRMTGAGRAIAVLTSGGDAQGMNAAVRAVTRMGIYVGAKVYLVYEGYQGLVDGGDNIKLANWQSVTNIIQLGGTVIGSARCKAFTTREGRLAAAFNLVERGISNLCVCGGDGSLTGANIFRSEWSGLLEELVKKGRITAETAKQHSHLNIVGLVGSIDNDFCGTDMTIGADSALNRITEIIDAITTTATSHQRTFVLEVMGRHCGYLALVSALASGADWLFIPEAPPEEGWEELMCARLGESRSKGCRLNIIIIAEGAINRNGEPITSNYVKDLVVAKLGYDTRVTVLGHVQRGGTPSAFDRVLSSKLGVEAVVALLEAGPDTSACVMGLSGNQAVRLPLIEAVELTKEVQRAMNEKRFEEAIQLRGRSFENNWSIYRLLAYQKPAQVQSGHSMGILNVGAPAAGMNAAVRSAVRVGLSTGHRVYIVNDGFEGLANGAVSEVSWNQVAGWTGQGGSLLGTKRTLPNTCMEKLVANLNKFNIQSLLVVGGFEAFEGILELVDARRRYDELCIPMCIIPATISNNVPGTDFSLGADTAVNAAMASCDKIKQSATGTKRRVFVVETMGGFCGYLATTTGIAVGADAAYIFEDPFNIHDLKQDQHFWL